In Arachis hypogaea cultivar Tifrunner chromosome 2, arahy.Tifrunner.gnm2.J5K5, whole genome shotgun sequence, a genomic segment contains:
- the LOC112738237 gene encoding mediator of RNA polymerase II transcription subunit 8 isoform X3 has translation MEVQVQGQAGQVQGQGQGQGQGQGQGQGERLNQAVQQQLNLEQVKTRAISLFKAISRILEDFDAYARTNTTPKWQDILGQYSMVNLELFNIVDEIKKVSKAFLVYPKNVNAENATILPVMLSSKLLPEMETEDSSKRDQLLQGMQNLPIPTQIEKLKARIDMIAAACEGAEKVLADTRKAYCFGTRQGPTITPTLDKGQAAKIQEQENLLRAAVNTGLRIPPDQRQITPALPMHLAEAFTPNEGMYMKNTPLSSNSMGGQNPMVQASGSQLLGRSAASPSAATSATSFDNTTASPLPYANSPRSSASMMNAPSPQQQTQQQQQQQQSPVQAQQRQKLMQLPQQQQQQLLAQQQQFRQSAMQGLGQLHGQHQMQFSQSLGHQQFQGRQLASGHVQHGIGQSQLTQGNQITRLGQFSGAANSALFSAAQTTPNTQMIPNISATMSSRMQFGLPGNNPQRSHATQMLGDQMFNLGSGNPGGMMSIQQQQQLGSQGAFGGMASNAQNLQSNMVTLQNSQQNHPNFNQQRQQNPQQ, from the exons ATGGAGGTTCAGGTTCAGGGGCAGGCCGGGCAGGTTCAAGGGCAAGGGCAGGGTCAGGGGCAAGGGCAGGGTCAGGGTCAAGGAGAGAGGCTGAATCAGGCAGTACAGCAGCAGCtgaacctggagcaagtgaagaCACGCGCCATCAGCCTCTTCAAAGCCATCTCTCGCATCCTCGAAGATTTCGACGCCTACGCTCGCACCAATACTACCCCTAAGTG GCAAGACATTCTGGGGCAGTACTCCATGGTTAACCTTGAGCTCTTCAACATCGTTGACGAAATCAAGAAAGTCTCCAAGGCTTTTCTAGTCTATCCCAAGAATGTTAATGCTGAAAATGCAACTA TACTTCCTGTTATGCTTTCGTCCAAACTACTCCCTGAAATGGAGACGGAAGATAGCTCCAAGAGAGATCAATTGCTTCAGGGGATGCAAAACCTCCCCATACCTACTCAAATTGAAAAGCTCAAG GCTAGAATTGATATGATTGCAGCGGCCTGTGAAGGTGCCGAGAAAGTCTTGGCAGACACTCGCAAAGCCTATTGCTTTGGAACTCGCCAGGGCCCAACTATTACCCCAACTTTAGACAAGGGTCAGGCCGCCAAAATTCAAGAGCAAGAAAATCTACTCCGGGCTGCTGTCAATACTG GATTACGGATACCTCCAGATCAGAGACAGATTACTCCGGCACTTCCAATGCATTTGGCAGAAGCATTTACTCCCAATGAGG GTATGTATATGAAGAATACCCCGCTGTCATCAAACAGCATGGGCGGTCAGAATCCAATGGTACAG GCCTCAGGATCTCAACTTTTGGGAAGATCTGCGGCTTCTCCATCTGCTGCAACCAGCGCCACTTCTTTTGACAACACTACAGCATCACCGTTACCATATGCCAATTCACCCAGGTCTTCCGCAAGTATGATGAATGCACCATCCCCTCAGCAGCAAACccaacaacagcagcagcagcaacaatcACCAGTGCAGGCCCAACAACGGCAGAAACTGATGCAGTTACCTCAACAGCAGCAACAGCAACTTCTTGCTCAGCAGCAACAGTTCAGGCAATCTGCAATGCAAGGACTGGGACAG TTGCATGGACAACATCAGATGCAATTTTCTCAATCACTTGGGCATCAGCAATTTCAGGGTAGGCAGCTTGCTTCAGGACATGTTCAACACGGCATTGGTCAAAGCCAATTAACTCAAGGAAATCAAATTACTCGTTTAGGACAGTTTTCTGGGGCTGCTAATAGTGCGTTATTCAGTGCTGCTCAAACAACACCTAATACCCAAATG ATTCCAAACATTTCAGCCACTATGTCCTCACGGATGCAG TTTGGATTACCCGGAAACAACCCTCAGCGAAGTCATGCGACACAAATGTTGGGTGATCAAA TGTTTAACCTCGGAAGTGGCAATCCTGGTGGTATGATGTCCATACAACAACAGCAGCAACTTGGATCGCAAGGCGCATTTGGTGGCATGGCGTCAAATGCTCAGAATCTACAATCCAATATGGTGACGCTTCAGAACTCGCAACAGAATCATCCCAATTTCAACCAACAGAGACAGCAAAATCCACAACAGTGA
- the LOC112738237 gene encoding mediator of RNA polymerase II transcription subunit 8 isoform X1, whose product MEVQVQGQAGQVQGQGQGQGQGQGQGQGERLNQAVQQQLNLEQVKTRAISLFKAISRILEDFDAYARTNTTPKWQDILGQYSMVNLELFNIVDEIKKVSKAFLVYPKNVNAENATILPVMLSSKLLPEMETEDSSKRDQLLQGMQNLPIPTQIEKLKARIDMIAAACEGAEKVLADTRKAYCFGTRQGPTITPTLDKGQAAKIQEQENLLRAAVNTGLRIPPDQRQITPALPMHLAEAFTPNEGAQSFPDASNNSMYMKNTPLSSNSMGGQNPMVQASGSQLLGRSAASPSAATSATSFDNTTASPLPYANSPRSSASMMNAPSPQQQTQQQQQQQQSPVQAQQRQKLMQLPQQQQQQLLAQQQQFRQSAMQGLGQLHGQHQMQFSQSLGHQQFQGRQLASGHVQHGIGQSQLTQGNQITRLGQFSGAANSALFSAAQTTPNTQMIPNISATMSSRMQFGLPGNNPQRSHATQMLGDQMFNLGSGNPGGMMSIQQQQQLGSQGAFGGMASNAQNLQSNMVTLQNSQQNHPNFNQQRQQNPQQ is encoded by the exons ATGGAGGTTCAGGTTCAGGGGCAGGCCGGGCAGGTTCAAGGGCAAGGGCAGGGTCAGGGGCAAGGGCAGGGTCAGGGTCAAGGAGAGAGGCTGAATCAGGCAGTACAGCAGCAGCtgaacctggagcaagtgaagaCACGCGCCATCAGCCTCTTCAAAGCCATCTCTCGCATCCTCGAAGATTTCGACGCCTACGCTCGCACCAATACTACCCCTAAGTG GCAAGACATTCTGGGGCAGTACTCCATGGTTAACCTTGAGCTCTTCAACATCGTTGACGAAATCAAGAAAGTCTCCAAGGCTTTTCTAGTCTATCCCAAGAATGTTAATGCTGAAAATGCAACTA TACTTCCTGTTATGCTTTCGTCCAAACTACTCCCTGAAATGGAGACGGAAGATAGCTCCAAGAGAGATCAATTGCTTCAGGGGATGCAAAACCTCCCCATACCTACTCAAATTGAAAAGCTCAAG GCTAGAATTGATATGATTGCAGCGGCCTGTGAAGGTGCCGAGAAAGTCTTGGCAGACACTCGCAAAGCCTATTGCTTTGGAACTCGCCAGGGCCCAACTATTACCCCAACTTTAGACAAGGGTCAGGCCGCCAAAATTCAAGAGCAAGAAAATCTACTCCGGGCTGCTGTCAATACTG GATTACGGATACCTCCAGATCAGAGACAGATTACTCCGGCACTTCCAATGCATTTGGCAGAAGCATTTACTCCCAATGAGGGTGCACAATCTTTTCCTGATGCATCTAACAACA GTATGTATATGAAGAATACCCCGCTGTCATCAAACAGCATGGGCGGTCAGAATCCAATGGTACAG GCCTCAGGATCTCAACTTTTGGGAAGATCTGCGGCTTCTCCATCTGCTGCAACCAGCGCCACTTCTTTTGACAACACTACAGCATCACCGTTACCATATGCCAATTCACCCAGGTCTTCCGCAAGTATGATGAATGCACCATCCCCTCAGCAGCAAACccaacaacagcagcagcagcaacaatcACCAGTGCAGGCCCAACAACGGCAGAAACTGATGCAGTTACCTCAACAGCAGCAACAGCAACTTCTTGCTCAGCAGCAACAGTTCAGGCAATCTGCAATGCAAGGACTGGGACAG TTGCATGGACAACATCAGATGCAATTTTCTCAATCACTTGGGCATCAGCAATTTCAGGGTAGGCAGCTTGCTTCAGGACATGTTCAACACGGCATTGGTCAAAGCCAATTAACTCAAGGAAATCAAATTACTCGTTTAGGACAGTTTTCTGGGGCTGCTAATAGTGCGTTATTCAGTGCTGCTCAAACAACACCTAATACCCAAATG ATTCCAAACATTTCAGCCACTATGTCCTCACGGATGCAG TTTGGATTACCCGGAAACAACCCTCAGCGAAGTCATGCGACACAAATGTTGGGTGATCAAA TGTTTAACCTCGGAAGTGGCAATCCTGGTGGTATGATGTCCATACAACAACAGCAGCAACTTGGATCGCAAGGCGCATTTGGTGGCATGGCGTCAAATGCTCAGAATCTACAATCCAATATGGTGACGCTTCAGAACTCGCAACAGAATCATCCCAATTTCAACCAACAGAGACAGCAAAATCCACAACAGTGA
- the LOC112738237 gene encoding mediator of RNA polymerase II transcription subunit 8 isoform X2: protein MEVQVQGQAGQVQGQGQGQGQGQGQGQGERLNQAVQQQLNLEQVKTRAISLFKAISRILEDFDAYARTNTTPKWQDILGQYSMVNLELFNIVDEIKKVSKAFLVYPKNVNAENATILPVMLSSKLLPEMETEDSSKRDQLLQGMQNLPIPTQIEKLKARIDMIAAACEGAEKVLADTRKAYCFGTRQGPTITPTLDKGQAAKIQEQENLLRAAVNTGLRIPPDQRQITPALPMHLAEAFTPNEGAQSFPDASNNSMYMKNTPLSSNSMGGQNPMASGSQLLGRSAASPSAATSATSFDNTTASPLPYANSPRSSASMMNAPSPQQQTQQQQQQQQSPVQAQQRQKLMQLPQQQQQQLLAQQQQFRQSAMQGLGQLHGQHQMQFSQSLGHQQFQGRQLASGHVQHGIGQSQLTQGNQITRLGQFSGAANSALFSAAQTTPNTQMIPNISATMSSRMQFGLPGNNPQRSHATQMLGDQMFNLGSGNPGGMMSIQQQQQLGSQGAFGGMASNAQNLQSNMVTLQNSQQNHPNFNQQRQQNPQQ from the exons ATGGAGGTTCAGGTTCAGGGGCAGGCCGGGCAGGTTCAAGGGCAAGGGCAGGGTCAGGGGCAAGGGCAGGGTCAGGGTCAAGGAGAGAGGCTGAATCAGGCAGTACAGCAGCAGCtgaacctggagcaagtgaagaCACGCGCCATCAGCCTCTTCAAAGCCATCTCTCGCATCCTCGAAGATTTCGACGCCTACGCTCGCACCAATACTACCCCTAAGTG GCAAGACATTCTGGGGCAGTACTCCATGGTTAACCTTGAGCTCTTCAACATCGTTGACGAAATCAAGAAAGTCTCCAAGGCTTTTCTAGTCTATCCCAAGAATGTTAATGCTGAAAATGCAACTA TACTTCCTGTTATGCTTTCGTCCAAACTACTCCCTGAAATGGAGACGGAAGATAGCTCCAAGAGAGATCAATTGCTTCAGGGGATGCAAAACCTCCCCATACCTACTCAAATTGAAAAGCTCAAG GCTAGAATTGATATGATTGCAGCGGCCTGTGAAGGTGCCGAGAAAGTCTTGGCAGACACTCGCAAAGCCTATTGCTTTGGAACTCGCCAGGGCCCAACTATTACCCCAACTTTAGACAAGGGTCAGGCCGCCAAAATTCAAGAGCAAGAAAATCTACTCCGGGCTGCTGTCAATACTG GATTACGGATACCTCCAGATCAGAGACAGATTACTCCGGCACTTCCAATGCATTTGGCAGAAGCATTTACTCCCAATGAGGGTGCACAATCTTTTCCTGATGCATCTAACAACA GTATGTATATGAAGAATACCCCGCTGTCATCAAACAGCATGGGCGGTCAGAATCCAATG GCCTCAGGATCTCAACTTTTGGGAAGATCTGCGGCTTCTCCATCTGCTGCAACCAGCGCCACTTCTTTTGACAACACTACAGCATCACCGTTACCATATGCCAATTCACCCAGGTCTTCCGCAAGTATGATGAATGCACCATCCCCTCAGCAGCAAACccaacaacagcagcagcagcaacaatcACCAGTGCAGGCCCAACAACGGCAGAAACTGATGCAGTTACCTCAACAGCAGCAACAGCAACTTCTTGCTCAGCAGCAACAGTTCAGGCAATCTGCAATGCAAGGACTGGGACAG TTGCATGGACAACATCAGATGCAATTTTCTCAATCACTTGGGCATCAGCAATTTCAGGGTAGGCAGCTTGCTTCAGGACATGTTCAACACGGCATTGGTCAAAGCCAATTAACTCAAGGAAATCAAATTACTCGTTTAGGACAGTTTTCTGGGGCTGCTAATAGTGCGTTATTCAGTGCTGCTCAAACAACACCTAATACCCAAATG ATTCCAAACATTTCAGCCACTATGTCCTCACGGATGCAG TTTGGATTACCCGGAAACAACCCTCAGCGAAGTCATGCGACACAAATGTTGGGTGATCAAA TGTTTAACCTCGGAAGTGGCAATCCTGGTGGTATGATGTCCATACAACAACAGCAGCAACTTGGATCGCAAGGCGCATTTGGTGGCATGGCGTCAAATGCTCAGAATCTACAATCCAATATGGTGACGCTTCAGAACTCGCAACAGAATCATCCCAATTTCAACCAACAGAGACAGCAAAATCCACAACAGTGA
- the LOC112738237 gene encoding mediator of RNA polymerase II transcription subunit 8 isoform X4, whose protein sequence is MEVQVQGQAGQVQGQGQGQGQGQGQGQGERLNQAVQQQLNLEQVKTRAISLFKAISRILEDFDAYARTNTTPKWQDILGQYSMVNLELFNIVDEIKKVSKAFLVYPKNVNAENATILPVMLSSKLLPEMETEDSSKRDQLLQGMQNLPIPTQIEKLKARIDMIAAACEGAEKVLADTRKAYCFGTRQGPTITPTLDKGQAAKIQEQENLLRAAVNTGLRIPPDQRQITPALPMHLAEAFTPNEGMYMKNTPLSSNSMGGQNPMASGSQLLGRSAASPSAATSATSFDNTTASPLPYANSPRSSASMMNAPSPQQQTQQQQQQQQSPVQAQQRQKLMQLPQQQQQQLLAQQQQFRQSAMQGLGQLHGQHQMQFSQSLGHQQFQGRQLASGHVQHGIGQSQLTQGNQITRLGQFSGAANSALFSAAQTTPNTQMIPNISATMSSRMQFGLPGNNPQRSHATQMLGDQMFNLGSGNPGGMMSIQQQQQLGSQGAFGGMASNAQNLQSNMVTLQNSQQNHPNFNQQRQQNPQQ, encoded by the exons ATGGAGGTTCAGGTTCAGGGGCAGGCCGGGCAGGTTCAAGGGCAAGGGCAGGGTCAGGGGCAAGGGCAGGGTCAGGGTCAAGGAGAGAGGCTGAATCAGGCAGTACAGCAGCAGCtgaacctggagcaagtgaagaCACGCGCCATCAGCCTCTTCAAAGCCATCTCTCGCATCCTCGAAGATTTCGACGCCTACGCTCGCACCAATACTACCCCTAAGTG GCAAGACATTCTGGGGCAGTACTCCATGGTTAACCTTGAGCTCTTCAACATCGTTGACGAAATCAAGAAAGTCTCCAAGGCTTTTCTAGTCTATCCCAAGAATGTTAATGCTGAAAATGCAACTA TACTTCCTGTTATGCTTTCGTCCAAACTACTCCCTGAAATGGAGACGGAAGATAGCTCCAAGAGAGATCAATTGCTTCAGGGGATGCAAAACCTCCCCATACCTACTCAAATTGAAAAGCTCAAG GCTAGAATTGATATGATTGCAGCGGCCTGTGAAGGTGCCGAGAAAGTCTTGGCAGACACTCGCAAAGCCTATTGCTTTGGAACTCGCCAGGGCCCAACTATTACCCCAACTTTAGACAAGGGTCAGGCCGCCAAAATTCAAGAGCAAGAAAATCTACTCCGGGCTGCTGTCAATACTG GATTACGGATACCTCCAGATCAGAGACAGATTACTCCGGCACTTCCAATGCATTTGGCAGAAGCATTTACTCCCAATGAGG GTATGTATATGAAGAATACCCCGCTGTCATCAAACAGCATGGGCGGTCAGAATCCAATG GCCTCAGGATCTCAACTTTTGGGAAGATCTGCGGCTTCTCCATCTGCTGCAACCAGCGCCACTTCTTTTGACAACACTACAGCATCACCGTTACCATATGCCAATTCACCCAGGTCTTCCGCAAGTATGATGAATGCACCATCCCCTCAGCAGCAAACccaacaacagcagcagcagcaacaatcACCAGTGCAGGCCCAACAACGGCAGAAACTGATGCAGTTACCTCAACAGCAGCAACAGCAACTTCTTGCTCAGCAGCAACAGTTCAGGCAATCTGCAATGCAAGGACTGGGACAG TTGCATGGACAACATCAGATGCAATTTTCTCAATCACTTGGGCATCAGCAATTTCAGGGTAGGCAGCTTGCTTCAGGACATGTTCAACACGGCATTGGTCAAAGCCAATTAACTCAAGGAAATCAAATTACTCGTTTAGGACAGTTTTCTGGGGCTGCTAATAGTGCGTTATTCAGTGCTGCTCAAACAACACCTAATACCCAAATG ATTCCAAACATTTCAGCCACTATGTCCTCACGGATGCAG TTTGGATTACCCGGAAACAACCCTCAGCGAAGTCATGCGACACAAATGTTGGGTGATCAAA TGTTTAACCTCGGAAGTGGCAATCCTGGTGGTATGATGTCCATACAACAACAGCAGCAACTTGGATCGCAAGGCGCATTTGGTGGCATGGCGTCAAATGCTCAGAATCTACAATCCAATATGGTGACGCTTCAGAACTCGCAACAGAATCATCCCAATTTCAACCAACAGAGACAGCAAAATCCACAACAGTGA
- the LOC112721979 gene encoding dehydrodolichyl diphosphate synthase CPT3-like, with protein sequence MDFFMVNPRHFKISDIALINDGCEQTNGVFEKLIYLIKKCVLHALSIGPIPIHVAFIMDGNRRYAKKNNLVEGSGYKAGFFSLISMLNLCYELGVRYVTIFAFSIDNFKRCPEETRFLMDLMKEKIESLIMDENNESINIANRFGMRVHFVGDLKLLDKPLRLAAKRIMEATVNNSRVVLSICVAYNSTLEILHSLEECCEEKCDEIRVLDESGSGYGLIKIRRDYLKEYDDSMCLINLEDVERNMYMAIAPCPNILIRTSGENRLSNFLLWQSTFCYLYSPFVLWPDFGFWHFVWAILNYQRSCFYLDKKRKQL encoded by the coding sequence ATGGATTTTTTCATGGTGAATCCACGGCATTTCAAGATTTCTGATATAGCATTGATCAATGATGGGTGTGAACAAACTAATGGGGTCTTtgagaaattaatttatttgataaaaaaatgtgTTCTTCATGCTCTATCTATTGGTCCAATCCCAATCCATGTTGCATTCATCATGGATGGGAATCGTAGGTATGCTAAAAAGAACAACTTGGTTGAAGGCTCCGGTTACAAAGCTGGGTTCTTTTCTCTCATTTCAATGCTCAATCTTTGTTATGAGTTAGGCGTAAGATATGTAACAATCTTTGCATTCAGCATTGATAATTTCAAGAGGTGTCCTGAGGAAACAAGGTTCCTAATGGACCTTATGAAGGAGAAGATCGAATCGTTGATCATGGACGAAAACAACGAAAGTATCAACATCGCGAATCGGTTTGGTATGAGAGTTCATTTTGTAGGAGACCTAAAACTTCTTGATAAGCCTCTAAGGTTGGCAGCAAAAAGGATCATGGAAGCAACTGTTAATAACTCTAGAGTTGTGCTTTCTATTTGTGTTGCATATAATTCCACCCTAGAGATTTTGCATTCCCTAGAGGAATGTTGTGAAGAAAAATGTGATGAGATTAGGGTTTTGGATGAAAGTGGTTCAGGGTATGGATTAATTAAGATTAGGAGGGATTATTTGAAGGAATATGATGATTCAATGTGTTTGATAAATTTGGAAGATGTTGAGAGGAACATGTATATGGCAATTGCACCATGCCCTAATATCTTGATTAGGACTTCAGGGGAGAATAGATTAAGCAATTTTCTTTTGTGGCAAAGCACATTTTGTTACTTGTATTCACCATTTGTTCTTTGGCCAGATTTTGGATTTTGGCATTTTGTTTGGGCTATTTTGAACTACCAAAGGAGTTGCTTTTATTTggacaagaaaagaaaacaattatag
- the LOC112738252 gene encoding pentatricopeptide repeat-containing protein At5g16860, with translation MLLRCSSLKCKLLLPLPLPLPQLITTRLSSCSTVTVNPTILKQCSSITHAKLLQQQVTVQGLLHHFTRHLIATYIALSSTIHATVLLLTLPPSPLSVFWWNQLIRRSLHHGDPHGSLALYHQMKAHGWTADHYTFPFVFKACADIPSFSAGTSLHAAVLRSGFDSNVFVCNAVVGMYGRCGSLQDARNMFDELCQRGIQDLVSWNSIVSACSRAYETNTALQLFVEMTTRHWVSPDPVSLVNILPVCAFVGSSMQGKQVHGFAVRSGLVDDVFVGNAIVDMYAKCGKMDQANRVFERMKLKDVVSWNAMVTGYSQTGMFGDALSLFEQMRQENIKLDVVTWTAVIAGYAQRGHGSEALDVFRQMCNCGSQPNVVTLVSLLSGCASIGALLHGKETHCYAIKFMLNLDGNDPRDDLMVINGLIDMYAKCKNVAVARTMFELIPPKDRDVVTWTVMIGGYAQHGDANHALQLLSEIFKMGNSLKPNDFTLSCALMACARLAALRLGRQIHAYVLRNRYDCVVLFVANCLIDMYSKCGDVETAQVVFNNMPEKNSVSWTTLMTGYGLHGRGEDAIQVFDEMRKVGLVPDGITFLVLLYACSHSGMVDHGINFFYRMRQDFGVPPGAEHYACMVDLLGRAGRLDEAVKLINCMPMEPSAVVWVALLSACRIHSNVELGELAASRLGELESGNDGSYTLLSNIYANARRWKDVARIRYLMKNTGVQKRPGCSWVQGRKGTATFFVGDRSHSQSQQIYETLAELIQRIKAIGYVPQTSFALHDVDDEEKGDLLFEHSEKLALAYGILTIPPGSPIRITKNLRICGDCHSAITYISMIVEHEIILRDSSRFHHFKNGSCSCKGYW, from the coding sequence ATGCTCTTGCGCTGCAGTTCACTGAAGTGCAAGCTGCTACTGCCATTGCCACTGCCGCTCCCACAACTCATCACTACTCGCCTCTCTTCTTGTTCCACTGTTACAGTCAATCCTACAATCTTGAAACAATGCAGTTCCATAACCCATGCCAAGCTCCTGCAACAGCAAGTCACAGTGCAGGGCCTTCTCCACCACTTCACCCGCCACCTCATTGCCACATACATCGCACTCAGCTCCACCATCCATGCCACTGTCCTCCTCCTCACACTCCCCCCATCGCCTCTCTCTGTTTTCTGGTGGAATCAGCTTATAAGGCGCTCCCTTCATCACGGGGACCCTCACGGCTCCCTTGCCCTCTACCATCAGATGAAGGCTCATGGGTGGACCGCTGACCACTACACCTTCCCTTTTGTCTTTAAGGCCTGTGCTGATATTCCCTCTTTCTCTGCCGGCACTTCCCTCCACGCTGCTGTTCTACGATCTGGCTTTGACTCTAATGTCTTCGTTTGTAATGCTGTGGTTGGCATGTACGGTAGGTGTGGCTCTCTCCAAGATGCGCGCaacatgtttgatgaattgtGCCAAAGGGGAATTCAGGACTTGGTCTCTTGGAATTCCATTGTGTCTGCTTGTTCTCGTGCTTATGAGACAAATACGGCACTTCAATTATTTGTTGAAATGACCACTCGTCATTGGGTGTCGCCAGATCCTGTGAGCCTTGTTAACATACTTCCTGTTTGTGCTTTTGTTGGTTCTTCGATGCAGGGGAAGCAGGTTCATGGGTTTGCTGTTAGGAGTGGGTTGGTGGATGATGTTTTTGTGGGGAATGCTATTGTTGACATGTACGCCAAGTGTGGTAAGATGGATCAAGCAAACAGGGTTTTTGAAAGGATGAAGTTGAAGGATGTTGTTTCTTGGAATGCTATGGTCACGGGGTATTCTCAGACTGGAATGTTTGGGGATGCTCTCTCTCTGTTTGAGCAGATGCGGCAGGAGAATATCAAGCTGGATGTTGTGACATGGACGGCTGTGATCGCCGGGTATGCCCAGAGAGGGCATGGTTCTGAGGCTTTGGACGTGTTTCGGCAGATGTGCAACTGCGGATCTCAGCCGAATGTTGTTACTCTGGTGTCTCTGCTTTCCGGCTGTGCATCTATTGGCGCATTGCTTCATGGGAAAGAAACTCATTGTTATGCCATCAAATTTATGCTGAACTTGGATGGAAATGATCCACGGGATGATTTGATGGTAATTAATGGTCTGATTGACATGTATGCTAAGTGCAAAAATGTTGCTGTAGCCCGTACAATGTTTGAGTTGATACCTCCCAAGGATAGAGATGTGGTTACCTGGACTGTGATGATTGGTGGTTATGCACAGCATGGTGATGCCAACCATGCGCTACAACTTCTCTCTGAAATTTTCAAAATGGGTAACTCTTTAAAGCCCAATGATTTTACTTTATCTTGTGCCCTCATGGCTTGTGCTCGTTTAGCAGCATTGAGATTAGGAAGGCAAATTCATGCTTATGTGTTGCGCAATCGGTATGACTGCGTTGTTCTATTTGTGGCCAATTGTCTAATAGACATGTACTCCAAATGTGGAGATGTGGAAACTGCTCAAGTTGTTTTTAATAACATGCCAGAGAAAAATTCTGTATCTTGGACAACTTTAATGACAGGTTATGGTTTGCATGGACGTGGTGAAGATGCTATCCAGGTTTTTGATGAGATGAGGAAAGTTGGTCTAGTGCCAGATGGCATAACCTTTCTTGTTCTGCTTTATGCTTGTAGTCATTCAGGAATGGTGGATCATGGAATCAATTTCTTTTATAGAATGAGACAGGACTTTGGGGTTCCTCCTGGTGCAGAGCATTATGCATGCATGGTTGATCTTCTGGGTCGTGCTGGTCGCTTAGATGAAGCCGTGAAACTCATTAATTGCATGCCCATGGAACCATCTGCAGTAGTGTGGGTGGCCTTGCTTAGTGCATGTAGGATACATTCAAATGTAGAGCTTGGGGAACTCGCTGCCAGTCGATTAGGGGAATTGGAGTCTGGGAATGATGGGTCATACACTCTGCTCTCAAACATATATGCTAATGCTAGACGTTGGAAAGACGTGGCTAGGATTAGATATTTGATGAAAAATACAGGTGTCCAAAAAAGGCCTGGCTGTAGTTGGGTCCAAGGAAGGAAAGGCACTGCAACCTTCTTTGTGGGAGACAGATCCCACTCGCAATCTCAGCAGATATATGAAACACTTGCAGAATTGATTCAACGCATTAAAGCTATTGGATATGTTCCTCAGACAAGCTTTGCTCTTCATGATGTAGATGATGAAGAAAAAGGTGACCTGCTTTTTGAACATAGTGAGAAATTGGCCCTTGCCTATGGCATCCTAACAATTCCTCCAGGATCTCCTATTCGGATCACCAAGAATTTACGCATTTGTGGTGATTGCCACAGTGCCATAACATACATATCCATGATTGTTGAACATGAAATCATACTGCGAGACTCAAGTCGCTTCCATCATTTCAAGAATGGTTCCTGCTCATGCAAAGGTTATTGGTGA
- the LOC112738283 gene encoding large ribosomal subunit protein eL31, with translation MVEKAKGRKEEVVTREYTINLHKRLHSCTFKKKAPKAIKEIRKFAQKAMGTNDVRVDVKLNKFVWSQGIRSVPRRIRVRIARKRNDNEDAKEELYSLVTVVEIPKEEINGLGTKVIEDED, from the exons ATGGTGGAAAAGGCGAAGGGTAGGAAGGAGGAGGTGGTTACCAGAGAGTACACTATCAATCTCCACAAGCGCTTGCATTCATG CACATTCAAGAAGAAGGCCCCGAAAGCCATTAAGGAGATAAGGAAGTTTGCTCAGAAAGCCATGGGGACCAATGATGTGAGAGTGGATGTGAAGTTGAACAAGTTTGTGTGGAGTCAAGGTATCCGAAGCGTCCCACGGAGGATCAGGGTACGCATTGCTCGCAAGAGGAACGACAACGAAGATGCAAAGGAAGAGCTCTACTCTCTCGTCACTGTTGTTGAAATCCCCAAGGAAGAGATCAATGGTTTAGGCACAAAGGTTATTGAGGATGAGGATTGA
- the LOC112738292 gene encoding general transcription and DNA repair factor IIH subunit TFB5, which produces MVNAIKGVFISCDIPMAQYIINMNASVPASDKFIIHILDSTHMFVQPQVEQMIRSQIAKFREDNTYVKPN; this is translated from the exons ATGGTTAATGCCATTAAAGGAGTTTTCATTTCCTg TGACATACCTATGGCTCAATATATCATCAATATGAATGCTTCGGTTCCTGCATCTGACAAATTCATCATACATATTTTGGATAGTACCCACATGTTTGTTCAACCCCAGGTGGAACAAATGATAAGAAGTCAAATTGCCAAGTTTAGAGAGGACAATACCTATGTCAAGCCCAATTGA